tactcaccctcatgtcattccaaacccgtaagaccgcatagatagcaatgcaactaccattttCAAGGCTCAAAAAggaagtaaggacatcattaaaatagtccatatgacatcagtggttcaaactttattttatgaagctacataCTTTGTGTGCAAGggaaacaaaaacaatgactttattctTCAATTTGaaccttactacttttctgggccttgaattcatcggatttcatccaaaatatcttaatttgtgttctgaagatgaacaaaggtcttacaggtttggaacaacatgatggtgagtaattccTTTTTgacagaactatccctttaatgactaAACAAGCAACATTTTGAGTATGAAAACCGGCTTTAGGGGCTCCAGAACATCAAGAAAGTTTAGAGATTATTACAATGCTTATTTCTGTTGgaaaaaattaacattaataaaaaaacattttcaaatgtaattcttatttttttaaacctgaaCTCCACACACTATATTGCATAATATTAAAAACAGCAAAGGATGCAGATGGAAACTATGCTGCCTTCAAAATGGGCAAAATGAAATCAGCTGCCCATTTAGAATTTAGATTATAACGGCcttttaaatttaagttaaattccTAAGTTTTAATAGAAAATTGCAGTTCAAATTTAAGTTAACATGAACTGTAACTAAAAGAATTAAAGACATTCAGCagatttaaatgatttctgataGGTCACGTGACAGTAGCTGGGTTTCCGCCCAAAGTTGCGAATTGAACTTGAGTGCAAAATTGGAATATAACACAAAACATTTGCGAGCAAGCTCTGTTTCCATCTaacgagtcaaagagaacaaaatcgtcacttcctgataaactggcactataTATCACTAATAAactaggagaagccactgaatctAATAATTtccatatataataaattacttgcgccTCAGAACCGAGCAGATGGAACACAATAAATGCAATCGTTTCTTTCAAAGGTGGATGCATGGAAACATAGCTAATGAgtgctggagtaatggctgataaaattcAGGTTTCTgtgaattaaatttaaaaaaaaaaaaagcagccctGATTTATAGCAGTTACATAACACTTAAGAAACTTTAAGCCACAAATAGCAAAAGTGACACATCACAACtttcacaaaactttcaaaacagcctaataaataaactttcaacACCAGTACATTGTTATTTTCACCACATTCGCTTATTTTCCATAATTATACAGCAGCTGAGTTTTTTCACAGCAACATTTTAAGAGCAAGCCAATATtagttttaccaaaaaaaaaagctaGCTAGATGCACGCGCTTGGCCCTTCGACAACTCAACCACCTTCTTTGCTGTAAATTGCCGAGCAGTTGTGTGCCAATTACAGCTTCGTGAGTATTTTCCACCCTCAGTTTTTCAAAGAACCCACACAGTGTTTTTGATGCACTGCATTGTGGTTTGAGATCCATAGACCTCTGCACCATGTTCATGAATGACCTTAAACCGGCCCCTAAAAATATCTCCTCGTGTTTCGCCGCCTCTGAATTTTAAATACATGCTCAAACATAAGCTGATTAAGTATCTTAACAAAAGCTCTATGAAAAAACAGTCGCCCTACCTGGTGTGTCCCCAAAAGGTTTCGGCGGTTTGGCAGTCACTCTGGAGTTGCTTGGCTGTGTGGTGCTGTGCCTCTTAGGATGCGCGGTTGTAAGCACCGCATACGTCCTTTGGGGGCTGCGCGTGGTAGTGCTAGTTACGGTAACTGTGGTGGTGGAAGGGGCTAAAGAGGTGACGGTGGCATTCGGGGTCACCTTCGCCTCCTCCTCAAGCCCCTCGTCAGCCCCTGTAGGGCCCCAGTCAATAAATCCTGCCACTGTGGTGGTCCTCCCATCCAGGGAGTCATAGACGTCCCCTTTCAGCTGCCTCCGTGAGCGAGATAAATGCAGATTTAAATCAGATTTACTCCCCTCTGGTAATGCAACCGACTTCCCTTTGTCGGAGGGGGTCAATTGGCACTCCGCACAAAGTTGACGTTTTTGGAGCGACCGGCGGTTTTTCCGCCCCCACAGTTTGGTGCCTCCCAGCTCTCCGTGATTGCCTAGTGATGGCAGGGGAGGGGGAACACCACGATGCAAGACACCCAGAGTCCTCAAGTGCTGGCCGGTGAGTGTGTCCCGACTGGGCAGAGGGTGCTGTTGCCGGCGTGGCACTGATCTGGGCAGTAGTTTGAGGGTGAGCCCTTGGCCTGCTGGTGCACACAGAGACAGATCCATTGTGAGATGGACAAGGATGAAGAGGATCCACATTCTACATCCCAGCATTCCTCTAGGTCTCCAAGCAACCATGGAACTGAAGAGAAAAaataagagagagagaaatcagcCGCTTTGGTTTTATGCATACACAACTTCTTTACCTTAAAGACCGTCTTATTAGATCTTTGAAGGACTGACTACAGTAGATTGGGCTTTACTGCACTCTTTGTAATGTCCTTATTTCCAACACCATTTTCCAGTCTAGCAGTTTTCGCTCTAGGCTTCGTTCTGCTCTGTGACTCACTAAGTTCTCATAAATTGAACTCCAATATTAATTAGATGTGTGATTCCCCTTTAACAGCTAGATGCTAAAAGCACACTTCAATGTTGTTTTCAAAGACGTTTACTTTCAAAGACTTGGGCACACTTTTTTCAATTACTTAGTTTTGTAAACAAACATTCCTCTAGATGGATTGGTCTCATGGCACTAGCAACGTAAAGATCATAGGTTTACACATACTAATAAAGTGTATTGCTTGAATGCACTGCatattgctttggataaaagtgtgccaaatgttttatatttattataatctcATAAAATTAGAGTCTGAAAATTAAAGTCTGCCAGTGATCTAACTGCCAGTGAACTACAAagtgtataaaaatgtaaacttttacatataaaaacccatttctaaaattaagtaaaaactcaaaattttaatattatacagtttaagtcaaaagtttacatacaccttgccgtatctgcacaatgttaattattttaccaaaataagagggatcatacaaaatgcatgttattttttatttagtactgacctaaaaaaataaaagatgttgacatagtccacaagagaaaataatagttggattcataaaaatgaccctgttcaaaagtttacatacacttgattcttaatactgtgttgttacctataTAATACacaacatttttttcaagttccttgtttgtccatcagtgagtgtttgaaccttctgtaatagttaaatatgagtcccagttgtcttcagtgtgaaaagattgatctcaaaatcatacagtcattattggaaatggttcaaatacacaaaaatgctgaaaatccaaagaatctgtgggacctgaaggatttttctgaagaacagcaggcagttaaactgttcaggacaaacaagaaactcatgaacaactatcaatgaacaaaaaaaacagcctgtagaacattcaggtaacagcacaatattaagaatgtatgtaaacttctaaACAAgatcatttgtataaattcaactattgtttgttgttttggactatatgtaaatgtcttttatgtagggctgggcgattaatcgaaaagtaatcgaaatcgacattcagaacctataatcgatcaaaattttccaggtcaattatttcgattactttccatttaaaaacactACCGcatgtggagtcacgtgaccccgctccgttacgttacgttgTTCCGCAGACATGtcaatggagagcttaaacagtatttatacagtaaaaagtatttacaggatatacaagagtaattttatttagaagagatactgcttattttctacttttaatatgaaaaacattaaaaatagtttattttgattctaaaagtgcaagttatttattttcactaatttaagaaaaatgtgacttttcgttttaagcaatgtgtgctttaatttcagttgttcaacactgatattgaataaataatcatagatagtagttagtgtgtgtttccttcaattattttaaaatcaagtaatgcacccttcattcaaaaatctctcacttgtaatatgtgagcatatttactgtacaaaacttgtcagtgaactatgagggcaaaaaaataaatattatataaatataattaaatataattttattaataaataaaataatcattcattaatcgtaatcgagttaaaatgttcaattaatcgagattttgattttaggccaaatcgcccagccctacttttatgtgaaatatcttactcaggtcagtacttaataaaaaaataacatgcattttgtatgatcccttttaatTTGGTAAACATTtatcagattctgcaaggtgtgtgtaaacttttgacaactGTAGAATATTACCCACAAACTATATCCAGATATTTAATTCCTGTATTTTACCTTTACTTTTTCTCCACAAACTATTTCCAAACATTTTGTTCTTTCATTTTACCTTCCATTTTGTCTTTTGAAAGCAGATTGAAATAGTAAATGCAATGTATAATCAAACTtggtggtttaaaatataaaatcatcTAATTTCTTTATAATGACagctctaaaaaaacaaaaaaaaacaaaagcattttGTACAATTTCCCTTAATTTCTTCCAAATTTTTTTAGACACCCTAGCACCCCCTTGTGGTCCCCTGAGGGTCtctaaactcacttaatttgaaGCCCACTGGTAAAAGTAACAGTCCTCAAACCACAAATTCATTTACATGTACTTCCACTGTGATTCTACCTCTGGTTTGTTTTAGCTGAACTTCTCCTTGAGGGCTGCTGCTTTTGCAATTCCCGAACCTCAAACACATTGAAATGAGCTGTCATACCCATGTCTAGAAGCCAATAATCTCTATTGATCCAGACGGAAGGAGACTTCATCAAGGCATATCTGTAATCTTTTCTGTCCTTCAATAATATTGGTCACGGTCAAAGGCTAATTTAGAGGGATTAAAGAGTCCACACATGGCCACACATACTATTACTGGCCTTTGTGTTGCTTTGAGTTCAGAGATGATGGATTTTATAGAGTTACCTGACCCTCTGGTGAACCAGCATGCCTGAACCAACAAGTCCAACGCAAAGTAAAATAGGAGCCATACtagaaaattatatatttaaaatatactgcaACAGTTTATAAAACCACAAATCAAAAGGAATATACAGTACATTCCCTATTCAACTAAAGTGCCTCTTTCATTTTCCTACACTTAAGAGATTGTTCAGGATGCTGCTTCATCTGTTCGTGGATAAAATGGATTTCTCAAGCATACCAAGCGAGGTCCCTTGCTTTCCATTTCCTCTCTTCTagccatttctctctctctcactttccaTGCGAAAAAAACATACTTGTGGGATCTGGTCTGACTGAACTGGGTCAGGACCTTGGGTTGGCCACTCATCTGAGAGATTTTACCTCACTAATAAGGTCTTTCAATCCCATTGGGCTGGGCCCCGAGGGGCCTGACTCACACTCCCTGTGCTAATGTGTTCCATTAGAATGTAATTCCTGTCAGGAACATCATTGTATTTACTTAAGGAGACGTATCGGAACCAATGTTGTGCTAATAATGATCACCCgtccgctgtttttttttttttttttttttggatgaaattAGGTGGCTACATTGTGAATTCAAGAAGGCTGCTGTGATATTAATGAAGGCTAAATTAAGGGTTGTGCAAGACAGGGTGTGAATGAGAGTAAGGACAGCTTTGCATGAACAACCCCTCCCTGCTCTTTACTTATAACGCATCAGCTACGATTCGGGTCACTTCAGCATGGTGCAACCCATTTAGATTCTGCATTGTAATTCAACACATCGCCTA
Above is a genomic segment from Garra rufa chromosome 15, GarRuf1.0, whole genome shotgun sequence containing:
- the ajap1 gene encoding adherens junction-associated protein 1; amino-acid sequence: MWLKRCVTRSSMVAWRPRGMLGCRMWILFILVHLTMDLSLCAPAGQGLTLKLLPRSVPRRQQHPLPSRDTLTGQHLRTLGVLHRGVPPPLPSLGNHGELGGTKLWGRKNRRSLQKRQLCAECQLTPSDKGKSVALPEGSKSDLNLHLSRSRRQLKGDVYDSLDGRTTTVAGFIDWGPTGADEGLEEEAKVTPNATVTSLAPSTTTVTVTSTTTRSPQRTYAVLTTAHPKRHSTTQPSNSRVTAKPPKPFGDTPGLAVHQIITITVSLIMIVAALITTLVLKNCCAQSGNGRHSSHQRKINQQEESCQNLTDFTPARVPSKVDIFTAYNDSLQCSHECVRAGIPVYTDEMIQHTPIYKTSYNGNRPSPTERQLIPVAFVSEKWFEISC